The stretch of DNA TCTTGGAAAAGACCTATAAGGCAATACGGAAGAGCCATAACTGAAAAAGGGGCAGGCTCTAATGAAAAGAAAATCCGGCGCGGTGAAGAGAAGAGAGAAACCCCGAGAAACATTATTTCAGGTGGTGGTTAAAAAATTTTATAGTGTTTATTGGATCATTTCGGATGACACCTTGAGGCGAAGGATTTTAGCGTTTACTACCAGTTCGTTATTTTCTGCGTTTTTTGTTCTGGGAATTGTGACAAGAGCAGAACGTGGTTTAGGGATGCAAAATATTATTTTTGGCCTTTTGAGTCTTATCTCGGGGTTTTTGGCTGCTTTTGAAGATGTAAAAGTACTGAAGTTTAATTATTGGGTTTTAATAATTTTAGTTGTTTGGCCATTGTCTCTATATTTGTTTGTTCAGCGATAAAAGACGCCGCTTTGCGGCCAAAAAACATCAATCACGCAAATCCTCTTTTTGGGGATCTTAGAATGATAAAAAACGAAAAAGAAATACTTCGCGAGAGCCTGATCAATTTGATCTTGCCCATCGTTCTGTTTTTGATCATCGGGATCCTTTTGTCTTCCGTTCGCAACAGCAGCCAGGACCACATTCCGACGAACTATGACATTTTCGGCACGATCGGGTTGGGGATCGCGGTTGTCGTGTTTTCCTTTTTGGTGATCGCAGAACGGACAAAGATATTAAAGAACCGACAGGGAGTGGATGCGAAAAGGGAACAACAGGAACCGCCTGGCAAATTCTTGATCTATCTGGGGTCCTTTTGGCCCGTGTATAACACGGCGATATTTTTTGCCTTTTATTTCCTGAATAAGGTCATTCTTTCGCCGGATGGCAAACGTTACTTGTTCGGGTCCTTTTTGGCGCTTTTGATCATCCAGACGATATTTATGGTGTTGAGATTCATTTATTTGAGTAAGTACAAATTCAAGGATCGACGGTAAAAAGTCCCGCCGGATCAAAAACGGGAATTGCGGGAATAGAGGGTCAGAACAAAGGGCGCCTAGTTGGCCCTAAAACCGCTCACTCGCTATGAGGGAACCGTCCCTAGGGGAGATCCCCAAGCTCACCTGGGCCCCGCCTTGGGCCCACTAGTCATACCGCTTCACCGCGCCTTCGGCGTGGAGGATGATGTTTAGAGAACCTGAGGAAAAGGTGTGATCGTGGGGAATATCGGCAAAACAATAATGGCGATCTTATCGACTGTCTGGGTAGTTCTGGCCTTGCTCCTTATTTTCAATCCATTGATCGACCAATATTGGTATTGGGCGGAGAATCTTTTCGGATTTTCATTCCTTGCCCTGACCGTATCAATAATCCAACTGCGGCTCAAAAAATTCAACTTGGGGATGGCGTTGTCCCTCGGCTATTTTTTCCTTGTTCTGATCGTGCTGGTGTTCGAGTTGCGGCAACCTTCGGAAGACGGTTGGGGTTGGATCGGGGTGGCTATCCTTGGGGCGCCCTTGACGTTCTTTAGAAATGCTCCGTTGATCTTCGACCTGACCCATCTGACCGGAAACCAGACGATCCAAGATGGCCTGGCGTATGGGTTACTGGGGACGCTTCAATATTTCCTGATCGGGTTTTTCTTGGAAAAGACCTATCGGGTGGTCGTTCTTCGGTTCGGACGGAAAAGAAAAGGCCGCGTCTAGGTGCCTAGTTGGCCTTAGAAGCGCACACTCGATAAGAGGGAGCCGTCGAATCGAACTGTTTCGGTTCTATTCAATGGTTTCGGAGGCAATTTATGAAAACCAGGATTTCCGTTCTGATGGTATGCCTAATGATATTTTTCTCGAACAAAATATATGCTCACCATGAAGAAAATGATCATGGTGATGGGCATGGTTCAATATCCGTTGTTGCTACGGTGGGTGATATGGTCATCACGAAAAATGACATTAATGACGATGGCACCCGCACCACTGCTTACCTAATTAAGCGACTCTCCAATAAAATTAAAGAAATTATTTATAACAATACCGCCAAGGAATTCAAAATTGATGTAAGCGATGATGAAGTCCAGAAGCGTTGGAATAGCATCACGAAGAATGCGGGCAGCCCAATGGACGAGGGTGCCCGGATCGGTCTTCGCGCAACCATCACCGAAGAAAAACTTGACCAAGTCATTTATAAGGAAATGGCGGAAAAGGACGGGGATTTTGCTGAATATCTCCGACTTTCGAAACGGGTTGATCCCGATGTGAAAAAAATATCAGAAATTAAGAGTCGTTTTGAGAAAAGAAATCACACCACAGTAATTAATTATGTGTCGGCTCAAAAATATCTATGGTGGGAAAAACGCTACAAAGAAGCCAAAGTTAGAATATTGGACCCTGATCTGAAAAGTGCGATCAATTTAGTGAAGCCTTAGCCCTGATCCAAGAAAAGTGTCGATCCACAATCCTTGCCTATCGGTAGAGTGCAGGTTGATTTAGGGGAGTGTCATTGTCTTGGAGGAATAAAGGCGCCCGGTCGGATCGAAGCCTAGAACCTTAGAACCTCACGCTCGCCGAAAGAGAACGATCCCTGGGGGGAATTTCTCGGGCCCATCAAGGCCATGATCCCTCAAAAAGCCCACGACCTGGTCTATCGGACATGCGGCCTGATCGTGACGGGATGCATTTTGCTGACCATGGTTTACGACCTCTGCCTGAAGAACCCCGAATGCCAACGGGTTGGGCGGTCTTTTGGCTGGGATCCCTGGCGGTCATCGTCTTCGGGATATCCTGGTCGATCCAAGGGGAGGTCCTATTCCCGGGGCCCCCGAAAAAGTCTCGCTGAACTTATTTCAGGTTTTTGCTGATCCCACTGCCTGAGTCGTCTTCCTTTTTCATGGTGTTGGATATCATTTGCTCCGTCTTGGACTTCCGGTCCATTCCCTGTTGAAGTCTCGTGTTTTGGTCGCTGTTCATTTCCCCTTGTGAATCCTTTTTTCCCTTCAGCCTATCCACTTCCGACTGGGCCTCCCCTTTTGTCATGCCGGGGAGAGGCGTATGTTTGGGTTTCAAACGGTCGTTCGGGTGCTTGGGCTTCAACTTGTCATTGGGATGCTTGGGTTTGAGCCTGTCGTCCTCATGCTTCGGCTTCAAGCGGTCGTCCCGATGTTTCGGCTTCAGGCGGCCTTGGGTGGGCATGGGTTTGAGCCGGTTCCCTTTTTGGGGAAGGGCCGGGGCGCTCCATCCGGACCCGGTGATCAAGGCGGCCAGCAGGGCATAGGCGAATATCGGTCGTGGGGTCGGGGTCATCGGTTCTCCTGGAGATGATTTCGGCCATTAAAAAGCCGGTCCCATTTTAGGCTTAAAACCGCACGCTCGCGAAAAGAGATCCGTCCTTGGGCGAAAGCCCCAAGCCCACCTGGGCGCCGCCTTGGGCCCACTGGTCATAGTGTTTCACCGCGCCTTCGGCGTCCAGCCCCGACAAACGATCCAATAACAGGAAGAGCCCGCCTAGGCCAAAGCCGGTCCCGGCCAGGGCCGAGGGAAGCTCCGTATCCCGGTTGCCGTCATCCAGGGAGATCATCAGCCCCGTCGTTACCAACCCCAGGCCCAGCCCCAGGCTGATATAGGCCGCAATCTTGTCCCGCTGGGCCGCTTCGACCGAACCGATGGCCTGCTTATCCCCTGAGATGGAAATGACCTGCTTGAGTTCCCCCAGGTTGTCGAGGCTCCTGCCTTCGTAGGAAAAATGGGAGGTGAAAAGGTCGCCCGTCGAGAGGATGAGCTCGGGCTTGGCCAAGGCCTGAGCGGCCAGGGGCAAGAGGAGGAAGGTGAGGAGGAGCTTGCGGTGGATGGGTCCCATGGGGAGCGATTATAGCCATGTCCCTGGGAACCCGTTCTTTCAAAAAGCTATTGCTGTTATTGGGCCGCTGGGCTGTAATGCCGCCATTGCCGGATACCGTTCCATGGAGAATGAGAATGAAAAAGCTTCTTGTCTTGCTGATGGCCGTGATGGGTTTGGGGATGGTCTCTTCCGCTTGGGCCAAGGCCAAGATGGCCGACACGAGCGCAACGGTGGAGATGGGATCGGGCGTCTTTTTCAGCGCCTATAGCGCCATGGACCTGGCGTCCCTGGGGGACATGGGCAAAGCGGTCAAGGCCTTCGACGATGTCGCCAAGAACAACTTCGGCGACCAGACCCATTTCAACAACGATGGCCTGGGGATCCTGGTGGGCGGCCAACTCGGCCTCCAACTGGACAAGAACAACAGCCTATCCGTGGGCATCGAGAACACCTGGACCTCCCAGATGGGGACCACCATCTACGCCGGAACGGACGCCCACTATTTCCAACTGATGGACCCCACCCTGTTGGGGGTCGCCCTGAACTACGGCCTGGACCTGCTGAACGAGGGCGGGAACCACACGCGGCTCACCCTGGGCGCGGGTTTTTACCACGCCTCGCTCCATTACGCCTCCAACCTCGAATCCGATACGCTCTATGTGGGTGATTTCGGATCGGACAACATCGGCGGGACCCTCGGGCTATCCGAGGAATTGGGATTGGGCGGGGGCTTTTCCTTCTTGGTGGATGCCCGTTTCCGCGTGGCCGATTTCGGCCAACTGGAATCCAATAACCTGACCTTCGGCGGCACTGCCACCTCGGGCACTTACCGCCTGGTCTCCTCCTCGGACACCCAGTTCTACGAGATCAATCCCAAGGCCACGTCCTACACTCCACCTTCGGGCTACCATTGGACGGACCTAGACTATACGGGCTTTACCGGCAACCTCGGCTTCAAGCTCGCTTTGTAAGGAAGGCTTCCCAAGCCCCACGGCGGTCATCGCCGTGGGGCTTTTTTATTGGGGGACCTTCCCGCTCAGCCCCGGGCGATGAGGTAAAGGGCCATGAGCAATCCGAAGATCACCAGCCCGAAGGCGGTGGCCACGCCCAGGCGGGAAAGGGACGGGGGATCGGTCTTCCCCTGCTTGAGCTTGGCGCAGAAGCGGATGTAATCGAGGGTCGCACCCAGTTCCACCAAAACCCCCATCAGCACCAGGAGCGTTCCCAGCCACATGGAGGCGCTCGAGTGGGGATCGGGGATGTCCGAGGCCTGGGCCCGCATGAGCCTAAGGAAAAGCCCGAAGCGCGCCACCACGAAACCGAAGCCCATGAGGGCCAGCCCCGTGCGCACCCAGGCCAGGAAGGTCCTCTCTTTCGCCCAATAGATCCTCGGGTCCTGCTTGGCCATGGCCGATCCTTTCCTCGACGCGGGATGGGCCATTCTCCCAAAAGGGAAGGGCGGGCGGCATAAGAACTTCACGCCTCTCCTCACGGCGTGGGACCGCTTCCAATCGCGCTTTTTCCAACCTCTCTCGCAACGTTTTGAGGCCGGCCCATGAAAAGATCCGGGAAAAATATTTCCTTCGCTTATTTGCGGGGGTGGGTTTGACAGGCTCCGGGACCGGACCGAATAATCGAAGTATCGGCGGTGAACGCCGTTCGAACCCGCCGGGAGGCGCTCTTCATCCATCGATCCTAGGAACCTTGGTCTGTCGGAAATGTCCGAAGCCGTGGACCGGAGACGGCGCCCTGGGGCGCCTCCGGGTCCACCTGGAAAGGTATGCTGGCCATGAACATGCGATCAGGGAAGGTGAACCTGGACCCGGAGGGGACCCGTAGCCCCGCCGGGTGCGGCCGGGACGCCAAGAAGATCCTCGTGGTGGACGACGAACCCTTCGATTGCGGGTCCCTGCGGAACATCCTGGAGCGCGGGGGCGCCTACGAGGTCCTCACCGCCGACACCGGCCCCCGGGCCCTGGACCAGGTCCATCGGCTCCCGCCGGACGCGGTGTTGTTGGACGTGATGCTCCCGGCCATCGACGGCCTGGAGGTCCTCAAGGAACTGAAACTCTCCCACCCCGCCCTGCCGGTCATCATGCTCACCGGCATGACCGACGTGCGCATGGCGGTGGAGGCCATCCAACTGGGGGCCTACAACTACCTGACCAAACCCTTCGACGGGGCCCAACTGCTCCTGATCCTGGCCCAGGCCATCGAGAAGAGCGAGATGCTGGCCGAGATGCGGTCGCTCAGGAGCCGGGCGGGGAAGCGGGGGCCCGCGCTGTCCAAGATCGCGGGCCGGAGCCCCGCCATCCTGGAGGTGATGGAGCAGGTCCAGAAGGTGGCCGATTCCAACCTGACCGTCATCATCCAGGGGGAGACGGGGACGGGGAAGGAACCCGTGGCCCGGGCCCTGCACGAGGAGAGCTCCCGGCGGGAGGGGCCCTTCGTGGCGGTGGATTGCGGGGCGCTCCCGGAGAACCTGCTGGAATCGGAGCTCTTCGGCCACGAGAAGGGCGCCTTCAGCGGGGCGGACCGCCGCAAGCCGGGCCAGTTCGAACTGGCCGGGAACGGCACCCTGTTCCTCGATGAGATCGGCAACCTCCCCCTTTCCCTCCAGGCGAAACTGTTGCGGGTCCTCCAGGAGCGCCAGGTGCGCCCGGTGGGGGCCACCCAGGCCTTTCCCGTGCAGGCCCGCGTGATCGCCGCCACCAACCTGTCGCTGGAGGGGGCGGCCCGGACGGGCCAGTTCCGGCAGGACCTCTACTACCGCCTGGCCGAATTCACGCTCCAGCTCCCGCCCCTTCGCCGGCGCCCGGAGGACATCCTGCCCCTGGCCCAAAGGTTCCGGGAGGAGGCGAGCCTGGAGTTCAGGCGGCCGGTGGCGGGCCTGACGGAGGAGGCGGAGGCCCTATTGCGGGCCCATGCCTGGCCGGGCAATATCCGGGAACTGCGCAACGTGGTGCGCCAGGCGGTGCTGCTCACGCCGGATTCGTCCATCCACGCCGAGCAGATCAAGGTCCTGCTGGGGGCCGGCGGGGAATCGCCCGCGCCGGTCGCGGTGCCGGTGCTCCCGGGCCAGCCCCTGCGCCGGATCGTGGAGCACGCGGCCGGGCAGGTGGAGAGGCAGGCCATCCTGAACGTCCTCAAGTCCGCCGGGGGCAACAAGAGCCGGGCGGCCAAGATCCTGGACGTGGATTACAAGACCCTGCGGC from bacterium encodes:
- a CDS encoding sigma-54 dependent transcriptional regulator; amino-acid sequence: MNMRSGKVNLDPEGTRSPAGCGRDAKKILVVDDEPFDCGSLRNILERGGAYEVLTADTGPRALDQVHRLPPDAVLLDVMLPAIDGLEVLKELKLSHPALPVIMLTGMTDVRMAVEAIQLGAYNYLTKPFDGAQLLLILAQAIEKSEMLAEMRSLRSRAGKRGPALSKIAGRSPAILEVMEQVQKVADSNLTVIIQGETGTGKEPVARALHEESSRREGPFVAVDCGALPENLLESELFGHEKGAFSGADRRKPGQFELAGNGTLFLDEIGNLPLSLQAKLLRVLQERQVRPVGATQAFPVQARVIAATNLSLEGAARTGQFRQDLYYRLAEFTLQLPPLRRRPEDILPLAQRFREEASLEFRRPVAGLTEEAEALLRAHAWPGNIRELRNVVRQAVLLTPDSSIHAEQIKVLLGAGGESPAPVAVPVLPGQPLRRIVEHAAGQVERQAILNVLKSAGGNKSRAAKILDVDYKTLRLKIKKYGLDSGDERGPGEDPEA
- a CDS encoding DUF202 domain-containing protein, with product MAKQDPRIYWAKERTFLAWVRTGLALMGFGFVVARFGLFLRLMRAQASDIPDPHSSASMWLGTLLVLMGVLVELGATLDYIRFCAKLKQGKTDPPSLSRLGVATAFGLVIFGLLMALYLIARG